From the Colletotrichum lupini chromosome 1, complete sequence genome, the window TCTACACCCGTGATGGCAGCAGCCTGGACGATGTCTTCCTCAAGGAGCTCGACATTGACTTCAGCATAGCTCCATCGACCTACGGCGAGAACCAGTCCTAGTTGGGCAAAAGTGGTCCAACAACCGAGGACGATGTTCACAAACTTTGATCTCATGCGAAGGCAGAGACCATTTCATTTCTTTTTCATATGGGCGTGAGCAAAGCATCAAGCTCCTGAGTGTATTCTACATGGCAACAGGGAGTTCGTAAGGTGGTTTCAGGGATGGGAGGCAAGTACGCTGCCCAAGGGGAGAAAGCGGTGCCGAAGGGTCGATATCTAGGCCTGTGTACACAAACTTCGTACAGCAAGTGCTCAATCGTGCAGTCCATCTCAGGATTGCATTGAGGCTAGCGAGTCCTGTATTGAACAGGGTCTCAATTGTGACCTAATAACGCGATGTGACTGAAGCTGCGTGAATGTTTTGGTATCCATATTGATCTATTTACGGTAGAAACATATTCCCGTTTACTTTCTCATCCACATTGGTTTGGCCGTAAGAATTGTCAGACCGCCCACCGTTGCCTTGCTCCAAAGCCCCTCACTCTCTTTGACGTATTACACCACTATTCATCATACTTCATGGCAACAGTGTCTTTTGCGGCGGGAGTCTTCCTCTCAGAGTCCAACTCTTTGGTAATAATGCTTAAGCGAAAGTATGGCTTAGCGAGGGTATCGTGGGTCTCATTTCCAATTTCGTTCATCAGACTCGGCGAGGCGCCATCCATTTCGCGCCCTCGTCCTCTTAGCAATTCCGGCAGGTGTCCCGTCTCCCCACCCTATTCTGGGGGAAGTTTGGTGTTACGCAGGCATTTCGTGTCGCTCAACGGGAGCAGGGAGTTCCACGGGCGGGCCTTCACGTGTCTCGGGCATCTCGTGTACCACACGCGGCGCCGGCAGTTCAACCGTCTCCCCCGTGTTCTGCGCCATCATCATAGCCGCGTCGTCGGGCTTCTCCGGATCCTCCATGACGGTGTCGAGCGCCTCATCGCGCGCGGCGAGCTTCCGGGCCCTCCTCCTGTTCCAGAACCAGACGAGGgcgacgacgaagaagacgagGCCCGAGGTGGCGCCGACAGTGATGCCAATGATTTGTCCCGGGGCGAGGCCGGACTGCTGGAGTATGTTGTCCGGGAAGGGCGACGAGTCCGAGGTGGTGCCGCCCGTGGGCGTGGGCGTGAATGTGACTGTTCTCCCCCCTTCTGTGACGGTCACGGCGGTCGGGACCGTGAAGCCAGGACCGAACCTGGATGTTGGGAATGGGAGCGACATGCTGGGCCGCACAAATGTAAAGGACGGGAATGGCTGCGCCAGCTTGGAGAAACTGGTGTGGGTTGTTTGTTTAAAAAGTGGGAAGACGGAGGAGGATTCATCAGAAAGGATAACAAAGTGAAAAGCTAAGCTTTGCGAAACTTTTGCCCCAATCCTTTGCCGATTCCTTCTTTCCGGCATCCAAGAGAACGAGCTTCATGGTGTCATCGGCGCGGGAGGCGCAGACCTTTTTGATAAAGTCCCCATGTCAAGTCCGACGGCCATGGCGTAGATTCCCTGGCGTTCCTGGCGCCCGTCCCTTGATGGGGGTGTAGCATATGCAGGAGGAATAAGGTacaggagagagagagacagcgAGGTGTGAGGTGAAGTGAGGTAAAGGTGCGCGATGGGCGTGTGGTGGTGGTCGAGCGCCGCACCGACTCCCGGGCGTTCTGGCGTAGTGTGAGACGAGGGGACCAACGTCAGATCGCAGAGGCCGTGTGTTCTTTTGATCTCCGGTTGATGTACGCCACTTTCCCTCCCACCCAATTTTCCAAGACATTTAAGAACCTCTGAGCCCCATCCTCAATATCCCACCCAGTCCCGGATACCCGACGTGCCCGGGGTGTGGACGAAATTGGCGCGTTTGGCCAAGGCAACGACTGCAGCCCAGCAGCTGCACTCTGCTCTGCGACTGCGACTGCGACGGATTCATCGTTTTCTGTCGGTGGACGTCGGTGGCAGATGGCGCGTTGAGAATGTTTCGGACTTTGACATACTGTTTACTTAGCTCTCTCGGCATCGGCGCAAAGCCCGAAGTTGAGATGGGGCGCGCGCACCCGCATCCGCACACTGTTCATTCCATCTTGTCTAGAGTTCGCTTGCTTGTTTGCCGTGTTGGAGTTCTTCCAGATACCGGTTTTTCTGGTTGGCTCTGCTTTTTCCTTCTGCCCTGCCCGCCACCGGCTATATCGGCCGGGGTTGGATGACTACAGACTTGCAGTTCTTAAAACCGATCTGTTTCTTCCTTCTCATGCAGGAGAGAAGCTCACTGTGTAGCTTATTGTGCACAAGGTTGATTTCATTGCATCAGTGGTCAGGAAATGGAGGATATTGTCCGGTACGTTTGTGCCTTGCTTCCTTGCCTCAACCTCTCAGCCTGCATGCACCTCGAGCACTGCTTGAGGGAAGGCCAGCCACTCTGACCAGTAATCTCCTAAATGCGCCGAGACGGAGCGGATGATCCACTGGCCAGCGTCTCCAAAGATCCAGTAACTGCGGCACCAGTGAAGGAGGACAGCGTAGAAGGCGAGGATGACGAGGGCTTCCGGGCGGCGCTGCTTAACGACGTCGATGAAGCCTGTTGTGACGCGGACTCCGAAGGCCATGACGGAGGCGGATTGATGCCTGGATTTCATGGCAATGCTGCGGTAGATGGAGTACGACTGCCGTAAAGACTCTGTTGCATCACGGCAGGCTTGGAGGGAGACGGGGCCGAGATCGGCTTGGTCGAGCATACTGTGAAGGATGTCGACTTCGGAGCGCTCGTTCGGGTCGGGCTTATTAGATTCCAGGAAGTCGACAAAGGGCTTGCAACCGGATTCGCGGATGATGTGCCAGGAACGGCCGGTGACGGTGCTAACGCCGCGGTGAAGATTGAGGTACCAGGCGAATTGGTCGAGAAATCCGTTGAAGTCGCTACGGTAGCTGCGGAGGGTATCGCAGAGGACCTGAGTTCCGAGGCAGGATGCGAAGAGGAACATTGGGATGCAGGTGTCATCGTCGATTTCCTCCTTGGCGTCGTTGAACAACATGAGAGCGCGGGTCTGGAGCTGGGTTGCCTCATGCTGGTAGAAATCAGCGCGTTGGGGATTCAGCTCGGCCATGTGCTGGGCAGAAAGACCAAGGAGGACGTCCATGAGGTAAGGGGCGTGGAGGGCAGCCTCGAGGTTCATGTCAACCAAGGGTTTCATAAATACGTCTGCGGCCATGAAGGTGCCCATACGGGTTTCCAGGTGGTGGAGGAGGCGCATGTGTTCGAGGGTAAAGAATTGGCCGTTAGGGGGGCTCGGTACGCCGCGGTCATCTTCGGTGCGCATGACAAAGTCGTTTACGACTGTGGTGATGGAAGGTGAGGTTGCAAAGGCAGCCGCTGttgcggcggcggaggcgcCATTGCCATTGCTACCGGAGCTGCCCGCTGGGCTGGCGACGAGGGCGGCGGCTGCGGCTGCTCGCTTGGCGGCCGGGCCAGAGGAGACGGCGGAAGAGCGAGCCGATGCCGGAAGGGAGTCGAGGTAGGAGCAGTGTCGCTCAGCTGTTGCGCAGTTGACGCAGGTCGGGCGTGTTTCGTCGCATTTCACGTGGCGGCGCTTGCATTCTTTGCATCCGTTGCGAGATTTCCGGTGGGCTCGGCGGAGTTTGACGTCGCCTGCTGCTGCGGCCGATGCCGATGCTCCTCCCGGTGTACTGACGTCGCCGTTTGTCGAGCCGGTGCCGGGGGCGGGAGAGTTGCTGCGTGAGATGTCCATCATTCTCCAGGTACCTCGAGGTTGATTTGTCTCGGCCGGTGGGATGAAAGCGATGTGGAGGGTGGGTAGATTCAAGGTGAGTGGTTTGCCATGGGGCCTTTTCGACGTGTAGCAAAGCAGGTAAGACGTGGCGTCTGTGGCCGGCAAACGACGAGGGCCTTCCTTTTGTGTTGAAGAACGCGAAAGGAAATGACAATGGAcgagagaaagaaaaaagggaAGTGTTTGAATTCGAGGAATGATTTTGAGGGATGCGAACCCGAGGGAAGCTCAGCCTTTTTTTggtggggggagggggaaagAAAAGATGACCTACGAAGATACTCCGTAGCTTGAATGGATAAGCTCAGGTCAGTCCAGTTAAGGTAGGAACGGTACCTGGCACCACTTGGGAAGGTATACAGTACAGCGTGCCTACCTGCTCTAGAGACGAAGTACAGACTACAGGGAGTCACAAAAGTAAAGTAAGGAAGGCACTACTGAATATGCCTACCTTCCCACTAGTTTCGTACAGGGGTGCGGCATCTACCGCGCTCCAACATGACTTCAGCGGGTCCAAGGGCCACCGGTGGACGTTAATACGGGGAAGCAAGTTATGGAACTGAGGGAAGGGGCCATTAGGAGGGTCTGCTACAGGGGCTACTCTGCAGCTCAATGCACCCAGAAATTCCTAAACAGGACCTTTAGGGGAGCAATGGAAGGTCGATGGACGCTGCGCCAACCAAGTCCACGCGGCCCCCTTCCCCCTAAATCTTTATGATAGTGTGGACAGGTGCGCCCACCCACCTGCGTGCCTTCCTTAAAATGCCCACGCGGTTGTATTAGTAAACACCCTGTAAAACATCTCCGATCCAATGACATCGTCAAGGAAGCCAATTACGCCGGAAATGGCCCGGTTGAATGATCCAGACCCAGAGAAGCTAATCGTCAACACGATGAAATACATGTATTTAGTCCCTTTGACAAACATGGACATGTAGGAGTTGTTAGTCGGTTCGTCAAAGTGAGGAAATCATACACCAAGGATTTCGGGCCAACGGTTTGCACAACATTTTCCTCATTTGTCATTCTAGTGCGTCTAAAGTGCTAAATACTAAGCCAAGGCAGGACACCCGGCTTTCCGCGGTTGATACCTTAGCCCTCCGCCCATCGCTATTATTCTGGAAAATCCAGCGTTGTCTCCGCTGACCTGAATCGTTCAACTCCTCGGAACGATGATCGTGACATGGATCACTGGCCTTCAAACTCCGCCATGTCTCTCTGTCTTCCATTCCCAACAATTACACTAACAATACTCCGTAGGTGTGCGCTCACTGAGCATCTCCAATGCGAGCCTCCACACCCAATTTCCGCCGGACGAAAAATCAAAGAGAAGGAGGCACTCTAAATTCCTTCTCTATCGCATGGTCTTGCGCATAGAGCCGGGCTGATGCTGCTCACTCTCCACCGCCAAGTCATAGTTCTCCACATCCGAAGCCGACTGCGAACCGCCCTTGCGGATCTGGAACGCCGAAGGGAACCGGAACCCGAAGGCCACCATGACGAAGAACATGAGCGTGGCGTCGAAGACGTACAGGGTCCACTCGTGACGGAGCGGGTATCCGTCGCCGCCGAGGACGTACTCGATGAGACGGAAGATGGATCGGACCATGATGCACGCGCTGACAATGTAGAGCATCCACAGGCCCGACTTCCAAGGCGAGTGGCCCGCCAGGGACGCCTGGGTAGGGTTCTTTGCGAGGCGCGAGTGGAAGACGATGGCGGTGACCCAGAAGATGGCGAAGAGCACAATCTGTATGACAAGGCCGGCGACAATAAGGTTCTGTCCCATCTTTTGGCTGCCGTTCTTGACCATGAGACCGCCACCGCTGGCCTGGACGAGGAAGGAGAAGCAGTCGCCGGTGACGAAGATGCGGGTGAGCCAGTTGATGCGGACCACCGACAAGGACTCGCCGTGGACGCTGCGGATGATGCGGCCGAGGGTCATGTAGACGGATGCCGCGAAGAGGGCGGGCGCGATGAGGATCGTGAGGGATTGCATTACGTAGGGTCCGACTTCGCCGGTGCGGTCGCGTGCAATGGCTCTGCCTGCATATCCGATGATTTCGACTGGATAGGAGATTTCAATGTCAGCCCAGGGTCTTGATACAAGGTAACAATTGGAAGGTCGAAATTGGTCACGTACGGATACCGCCTATCACAAAGACGATGCAGAACCACGTCTTTGTCCTGGCAATCTTGTACGCGTGGAAGAGCGTCGCGAGGACGAAGAGGACCTCGAAGATGATGGCGGCGACCAGACTGGGCACATAGTGCCAGAGGTAGTAGCCGTTGTAGGACTCGAGGGTAGGCATCTTGTCAAAGTCTTGAGGATTGCCAGGAATCGGTTATCGGTAGTTGGTTTGTCCTCCACCTTTGCCCGTTCCCTGCCTGTTATTGTGGGCTGTGATTTTTTCGTGGTATTTGATCGCGAGATTAGACTTGCTTCAAATATTGGCGTCCGACGGAAAAGAAAGGACTGCTGATTTGCTGTTGTCGATGGAAATCTCGTCCTAGGACCTCGTTGGTGTTGACGTTGTTGCTGGATATGTTGCCAAGGGCCAAGGGGGTGTCTCGAAGTTGTAGTCCATCTTTATAGCGTCCCCAAGAATGGGAGATGGGGGCGGTTGGAACTTGAGTTTGCTGCTGCGGCCACCGTATACGCGAACTCTCGAATAAAGTCTCTTTGACGGCATCTCCATACGCGTTTGTCGTGAACAACAGGCAAAGAGTCTAGATGTGTCTGACTATCACCGTGTGAGATCCAAGCTTCGCTGGTATCCACAGGTGGGGTCTGAGTCTTCCCCATAAGGATGTATACGTGGATTAATTGAGTCGTGATTGGCTCGTGTGTCCCACTCCCCTGCTAGCTCTGTGGGTGGATCTCACTACATATTCCTTTCGGTCGACGAATCACGTCCCATCCCATACGCGTACAGAGATTTTGGCCGTGATGTTTTTGCAATCACAGAGGCTGAGGGAGGCATGCCGGGACTCGTCACCCCACCACCCCTCTGACATTCAATCTCTTCACATTTGTACGGATATCAGAGTGTGAAGTCCTACCCAATCCAACTTTCCGTCGTTCGTCTGATGCAGGGACAAAGCCACGCCGATAAGGAACATCCCGTTCGGCAAGCTTACGTACCTCACGCAACCCCCCTTCCAGTCTTTGGAAGAAGCTGCATTTACGTGTATTTTTCCCCAGCAAAACTTGCAACACAGTGACCAAACACGAGGAAACTCTGAGTGTGGCTTGGCCAACAGAAAAAGGTCCATCAAACAGCTCCACGGGAACGGCGGCGATCGTGGAGCCATGCATACTTCGTAAAATCACCTGGCCGTCAACCTTGTCTCTCCATTTACTCTGCGCAATCATTTCGCTCTTCGCATTCACAATTTTGACTTCTGCGCCATGACTTCTAGTGGTGTAGACGAACGGTAGTCTGTATAAATCAGGTTACCTTTGAGGCTTAGCCCGGAATCCGGCAACCGCTCAGCTGTTTTCGGACTTGACCGGGGTTTCGCTTTCGGTTCGTCTTGGCGTCTGCAGTGGATCTCTACCGTCGTTCCGCGCTGCCGGAACCTTTTTACGTTGGCCGCGCTGGCGATGGGAACAGCGGGAGGCGGGAACGTCCTGTCGGTATCGCGAACGAGGCAGACTGGGCGGCGGACTTGGCTCAACTTTGGATGTCGAGATAAGCCTTTGCGTCACTGCATTGTCAAACTCAATCGCTTGACCTGAACATGGGATGTTATACTGTTGTTCGCGAAGGCGTGGCTGTGGTCGCCTTGTTCGACATTGAGTTTTCTTGTCAATATCGGTGAATGCTACTGTCACCACGTGGTGCGCTGCCATTACAAGATGACGCAAAAGCACACGATATGTAGTCATCTTCTGTGTACATCGCGACTAGGATACTCGTTTTCGTTCCCAGGCGCCTGCATCTTTGAGAATCTTCACTCTTCAACGACTGTGCAAAATACACGGTAGATTCCGTGCAAGTTTCGGTCCACGCATGTGGATAGTGACGAGTTCTTGGTCGTTCCGCTGCAATGCTCTCCGAATCCGAGACAAACGCTGAAATGGGTATCGGCGGCTGATTTAAAAGTGTTGGACGGCAGTTCATTTCTATTTTAGGCCAATTGGAAAGTAATCTCCATAGCCTAGAATTTGTACTAGATTCTGTACAGAGTACTTGACAAAGTTTATCGTCACTTGATTGCTCACTAGCAGATACACGTATTTCTGGGGGCGGGTCCACTCCGAGACCCCAATACGTGGAACCCGGGTACTAGGGCCGCCAGACATTGCAAATCTTTATTTCCTCTATCAAGTCCCTTTTTTCATATTTGCTGACCTCAAAGACCTAGAGACTTGCTGACTCGACATTTTTCAGCATTTGACGTCTGTGGCCAACCGCTCATCATATCTTGCTGCAATTGTAGGATGCTAGTCTGTCAGACGAGCCAATGTGAGAAACACGTCCACAGCCCACTAGGTACGTTTATACATGCATTCCTCACTTTCTCTTGGTTGAAATACGGCCGAAGCGTACAAGCATGATTAGATTTTCAACGTCATACACGTATGCTGAATGACTCGGTGATGGCAGGAGAATCTGAAATCTTCAGTTGGGCCCCAAGTAAAAGGAAAACTCTTCACCTAGTGCGGATTTTTCGTTCTCTGTCATACTATCTCATTATGACAGGCCCATGAGTAGAACCTATACGTGTTGTGAGGGGACATGAGAATAGGTCGATCATAAGAACTTCGAAATTTGCGATGTGAATTTGTGCGAGGGTTTCAGCTCATAACAGTGCCCGGGCTCCAACCCAACCTTTAGCACAACCAGATTGGCAGTGTCCAAGGACAGCACTTCGGATTTAGTGATAGTTCGAACTCAATCTGGAGTATTCATCAATCTCTATCTTTGAGAAATGGGCTCTACGTGTAGGCTATCTGTCGTCTGCGGTGTTCCATGAATATTCTCGACTCGACTTCCCTTCCAGAGGTCAATCTACTTTGAGAGTAGCCAGATGACTAGGTATTTCAAGTGATTATTGTCTTTAAGAATTATTCACATGCATCCATCCTGGAGAAACCATACTAAATTACTTGAATCTCGCAcaagctttatattaaacgTTCTAGACCAGGTAGTGCAACAATGGGTTAGGGAAGTTGACCCTACGACGGGACTAGCTAGTAGAGCAACTGTGATATCGAGTCTTGGGGGAATGAAGATGAACCCTGGAGAACCGTGGCCAGTGAAGGAGTAGGTACCTGAGCTTGGTCTTTGCTACTCTCAATGCTGTCCCTTCCTTCAAGGTCGCGAACCTCCCGCCAGTCCACGTGAGTCCCCACTATTTGGAAATCGCATGTGACAGAATGCTGAAACCACCATCTTCACGTGAGCAGGTCATCCAAAACGCATTTATGCAATTGGAAAACGACTTGCATgcaaaaagagaaagtttgAGAGCTGGAATACTGATGCTCTAAGGAGATACCTCTGAGCGTTTAAGCTCATCTCGCCCCATGTTATGAACTTACCCGATCCCGACGTCACTGTGCGTGTGGCAGCAGATCAACCCCGCCACACAGCAGGGATGTCGCGAGAACATGAAAAACAGAAAAAGCAATAAGCGAATGATGTCAGTACCTCCCTCACTATGGCTGCTGCCCGCCCAACTTTCCTTGACTTCTTCGATATCGAATAATTCCAAAACCTTGCAATAGTCCGCAAGCAAATCCTACCCAGGGACTGTCAGACCTGCACGACTCGCTACCGAAATCTGGCAAGTAATCGACAGCATCCCATCCTTCACCTTGTTCATTGCACTGTTTCGTCCCAACCGTACGGCACAGCACAGCGCAACTCCACACTTCATCCCACCTCAGCATTCCATTCCCCGAGCTCCAGCCTCAAGCGTCCAAAAGCTCCTCTTCGAGCAACCTCGCACGGCCACCGACGCCACACTTCACATAATGTCTCCCCCACCAACACCACCCGACGAGAAGCAGACGGAAGAGCAAAAGCAGAcccaaaaagaaaaggtTCTCGCCCAAGCGACCGCCAAGCTCGAAGAGGCACAGAAAGAGACCGAAGCCGCGCAGGCGCTCCGCGAGCGGGCCGAGGCGACCGAGGACCCgggggagaagaagaagatacTCGCCGAGGCGGCGGAGCACGAGAAAAAGGCACAGGGGTCGGCTAAGCAGTCAAAACGGCTGCAGAGCGGCGTGTGGCAGGGCGGCATCGGTGGCGCGGGCATCGGAGCCGGACTTGGTACGGGACTGGGCGCCGGGGTGGGTACGTTGGTGGGGGCTGTTGTCGGCGGTGTCACAGCTATCCCTACGACAGGGCTCGGGCTATTGGTTGGCGCTGGAACGGGTGCGATACACGGGCCTTGGTATAAACTGGAacaggagaagaaggaggctgAGGAGGCCGAGGCGAATGGGGAGGATGGGGAAGAGTCCGAGGATGGAGAAGGAGCTGAGAAGGCAGTCAAGGCCGGGTGAAACCTAGACCGCGGTCGTGTTTCCTCGTGTCTTGTCCTGTTTCTTTGGCGACGATACCATTTGATGAAGGCTGTATGATATACGGTTGCCAGCTTTTGCCTGTGGGATGCGATGGGTGATCATGGCTTACGACCGAAAACGACCATTGCATATAGCCTTGCTTTCagttttcttttcctttctgtTATTCTTCTTTCCATTATACCTAGCATAGCAACACGATCTTGGCTTCTTTTGGGGTTTAGATTTTCAaaaagaggtataggaaaacACGAACTATACGTATGGGCTTATGCGGACGACCGAGAAACTTCTTAACTTAGGTGTCAATACTTGCAGTGAAGTCCATAGCCTCATGCTATTCTCGGCAGCGAGATTGTTCATGCTATTGATTGGCTCCAGGCAAGTCACACATTAGGCGCAAGGTCTTGGTGATCAAGGACAGCTGAGGTTAGCAGCCTACTGAAGGACGTATCTCTGAACTCGAGCATTTTGGAGGTAGGCCAAATGATTGATCGCTGCTGAAATATGTTAAAGAGAGAATTCTTGTCGAGACGACGACAAGCTAAATCGATCCTTCGG encodes:
- a CDS encoding RTM1 — its product is MPTLESYNGYYLWHYVPSLVAAIIFEVLFVLATLFHAYKIARTKTWFCIVFVIGGILEIIGYAGRAIARDRTGEVGPYVMQSLTILIAPALFAASVYMTLGRIIRSVHGESLSVVRINWLTRIFVTGDCFSFLVQASGGGLMVKNGSQKMGQNLIVAGLVIQIVLFAIFWVTAIVFHSRLAKNPTQASLAGHSPWKSGLWMLYIVSACIMVRSIFRLIEYVLGGDGYPLRHEWTLYVFDATLMFFVMVAFGFRFPSAFQIRKGGSQSASDVENYDLAVESEQHQPGSMRKTMR